CTGGCGAAGCAGGCTTCACGCCAGGTTGCCAAGGCGCGCTGTGTGCGCAATCTCGACTCGCAAAGTCGCCGCGCAACCGGCTGGGTCACGCTTTACCTCGTGCCGCACTCGCGCGACAGCGAGCCGCAACCCTCGCTCGAAATGCGGCGGATGGTGCAGCGTTATGTGGCGGAACATTGCGCCAATACCGTGGCTGCGCCGCAACACATTTTTGTCGCAGGTCCGGTGTATGCTGAAATCGATGTTCTCGCTGACCTCGTTGTGAATACGATCGACGCGGCGGCGCGCGTCGAGCAGGAGGCGCGCGCCAAGCTGGCGGATTTTCTCCATCCGTTGACCGGCGGTCCGACTGTCGCCGGCTGGGAATTCGGCCAGGGCCTTTCTGCTTCGGATGTTTATGTTCTGCTGGAGCAGATCGAGGGCTTGGATCATGTCCAGAATCTGAGTTTCAGTCGCGCCGGCGTGGCTTACACCGATTTGGTGGAAATCGGCGCCAATGAGTTGGTGGCAGGCGGAACGTTGCGGATCAACGTAACTGCCAAAACGGGAGCATGAGCATCATGGCCTTGCAGGTTCCCAATCTCGATGACAAAACTTTTCAGGAGCTGGCGGCAGAGGCCGTTGCGCTGATTCCGCGCTACTCGCGCGATTGGACGGATCACAATCTTCACGATCCCGGCATCACGTTCCTGGAGTTGTTCGCCTGGCTGGCAGAAATGCAGATCTACCAGCTCAATCGCATCACCGACAATCAGATTGACCGGTTTCTCAAAATGGTGGGAATGGCGCGGTTGGCGCGGCAGCCAGCGCGGGTGGAGATCGAGTTCACTATTCCCGCCGTCTCAACTCTCGGACTGCTGCCGGCCGGCACGCGCGTGCTGCCGCTCGGCCATGAGCTTCTGATTTTCGAAACCGAAGATGATTTCTTCTTCACGCGCACGCGTTTGATTGCCGTCAATTCGCACTGGAGCAGCACCAGCATTGATCACACCGAAGCCAACAACAAAGAGGGCATCTATTACTTCCCGTTTGGCGAACAAGCTGCGGTGGGCGCAACGTTGGAGCTGGGATTCGATCAGCCTTTTGCTGATGCCGAGATTGCCAGTCTCTTCTTTCTGCTGCGTGAAGATGATCTGCCGGCGCCTGCGCCGCGGCCTGAAGGTGCTGATGAGATTCAGCCCTCCGCGACTCTGGTGTGGGAGTATTCTGTGAATGGCACTTGGGCGCAATTGAATGCACTGCGCGACACGACGCTCAGCTTGAACCGCAGCGGCCGCCTGGTTTTCATTCCGCCGGCAGATTGGACTGCGCAAAATGGCGTCTACTGGCTGCGGGGCCGACTTGCTGCCGGGCTTTATGAGATTCCGCCGGTGCTGGAGCATGTCAGATTGAATGTCATCCCTGCGCGGCAAGTGGAAACAATCATGCACGAAGATTTGGGTGAAGGCACTGGCTTGCCCCACCAGAGAGTGCGGCTGCAGAAATTGCCGCTGCTGCTCGCTGCGGACCGTGAACGAGGACCATTGCGGGTGGGTGATATTCTCAACTGGCCGGAATTTCTTACGGCCGTGCGCCAGGCCGGCACAACCGGGCAACCTGCGACGCAGCGCCGGTTTTGGGATTTTCTCCCCGGCACCCTCCAAGCGCTGATCAAAGATGAACTGATCAGCCGGCTGCCCACCGATCGCGAGAAGTACCAAATTGTCGCGGCCTTCAACCAAATTCTCGCTTCGATGGAACTGTACGACTCCGCGATTTTCACGGAAATTCGACCGCCTGAATCTTATCAACAAGCCGCGGCACAACCGGAGTGTGACTTTGCCGCTGCTGCCATCATTCAGTTCAATCGCAAACTTTTTGATCTTGCATTTGCCAATCAAGTCGCGCGGCCCGGACTGGTCATTCAAGTGCAAGATCACATGGTGTGGGAAGATTGGCAGCGCGTGGAGGATTTTGAAAGCTCGGCTGCCAGTGACCGGCATTATGTTTTGGAGGTGGAAACCGGTGAGATCACTTTCGGCAACGGACAGAACGGCCGCATTCCAGGAGAAGGGCGGAGCATGCGCGCCTACTTTTATCAAACCAGCCGTGGCAGCGAAGGCAATGTTTCTGCCGGCCTCATTTGGCGCATCGAAATCACTGGCGCGGCCGGCGCGCGAGGAACCAATGTGCTGCCGGCGAGCGGCGGCCGGGAACCGGAAACGATAGCGGAGGCACAACTGCGCGCGCAAGAGGAGATGACCTCGCGGCAACGCGCCGTGACTTCGTCAGATTTCGAGCAGCTCGCCCTGGCAACGCCGGGCTTGCGTGTGGCGCGCGCCAAAGCTCTGCCCAATTATCATCCGGAATTTCCCAGGCTGAATATGCCGGGGAATGTCACGGTGGTCGCTGTGCCGGCGCTGCGATCCAATCGTGTAACGCCTGCTGCCGGCGCAGGATTTTTGCAAACCGTGCAGCGTCATCTCGAAGCACGGCGCCTCGTTGCCACGGCTGTGCATGTGATCGCGCCGGTCTACGTGGAAGTGGCGGTGCATGGCAAAATCTTCAAACAGAAGAAGAGTAGCACAAAGGAAGTGGAGAAGCGGGCGCTGGCAGCCCTGCAAAAATTCTTGCACCCGCTCACCGGCGGCCCGAACCAAGATGGTTGGACCTTTGGCCGGCCGGTGTATGCCGCTGAAATTTATCAGCTCCTTGATGAAGTGGAGGGCGTTGATCACGTCGTGGGCATCGAGCTGGAGGCAGTCGCGCTGCAACAGATCGCTCAGAAGGTCATTACCATTCCGCCCAATACGCTGGTCTACAGCGGAGAGCATCAATTGGAAGTCATATGAATTCCTCTGATTTCAAAAGCCAGGTCTTTCGAACGCCGGCACAGTGGCAAAACGGGTTGTCCTCCGGCCTGCAAGTTCTGCCCGAGGGCGGCCTCACGCTTTATCCCCGGCCCGCGTTTGAATCATGGTTGCCGATTCCAATTGCAGGCGGCAATCCCACTGCACTGGCAGTCGACGAATGCGGGCTGATTTATTGGATGGCAGAGCAAAGCCGCTGCCTCTATCGCTGCGACTTGGTCTCGCACAAACTCGATCGCCTCTTCTGCCCGCATGGCCGCAGCGCCGCTGCCACCGGCCGCCTGCTCATGGATCGTTTCAACTTCTGGATGCTCGATGCCGCTAACCGCCGGGTGTTGGTGTTTTCGCGAGAGACTTTTCAATTGAAGCTCGTGATCGATGCCATCAAGCAGTCGGTGGATATTGCGCTCGGCCGTTCCGGAATCCTGTATGTGTTGGATCAAAACTCTCGCGCCATATTGCGCTACGATGCGCACGGCCGGCCGGCGGGGCCGGCTTTCGGTGGCGCAGAGTTGCAACAGCCAATCGGACTCATCGTCGGTCGAGATCATCTCATTTATGTGCTCGACCGCAATCAGCGCCATTTCCTGCGCTATGACGCCGAGGGCAACTTTCTGGGACGGATCGGCGATTTCGACGGCATTGCGCCCAACTTCCAACCGGTTATGATTGCGGCCAACGCACAAGGAAATCTCTTTGTTGTCGATGGCCCCACCCAAAAACTGCACGAATTCGATGCCGACGGCAGCCACCTCGGCGTCATCCAATTGCCGGCGGCGGTCACATCAATCAAAAGCATTGCCTTCGGCCGCGAGGATGATCTTTATCTCAGCACTGATCAAGGCCTCGCCCATTTCAGCGCGCGCCTGAGTTTTGTGGGCGAAACCGGCGCGTTCTACACGCATACGCTGGACAATGGTGCAGACCGGTCAACATGGCACCGCCTGGCGCTAGAGGCAAATCTGCCGCCGGGAACGATCCTCGAAATTTACTATCACTCCAGTGACGACACACGCCTGCGCGGCCTAGTCGAGGCGGTGTTTGCCGATTCCACTGACTCCGTGCAAAGAAAAGTGGAAAGGCTCGAAGCCCTGCTTGGCACGAAATGGACGGGACCCGAGAAAAATCCCACGGACATGCTGTTGCGCGAGAAAACCGGCCGTTTTCTCTGGCTGAAACTCACGCTCTCCACGTTTGACGCCAATCAAAAACCGGTGGTGCGCGCGCTGCGCGTCTATTATCCCCGAAATTCCTGTCTGCGCTACTTGCCGGCAACTTATCAAGAAGATGCGGTGAGCCGCGCTTTTCTCGAGCGCTTCCTCTCTTTGTTCGAATCCGTGCTGTACGGCCTGGAAACCGAAGTCACGGCGCTGTTCAAGAACTTTGATCCGCTGACCACGCCGGCAGGCTTTCTCGACTGGCTGGCCTCGTGGTTGAATCTTGCCCTCGAAGAAGAATGGCCGGAAGCCCGCAAGCGCCAGTTCCTGCAGCAGGCCCCGGAATTGTTCAAACAAAAAGGCACAGCGGCCGGCATTGCCGGCTTGGTGGAAATCT
This genomic window from Cytophagia bacterium CHB2 contains:
- a CDS encoding putative baseplate assembly protein encodes the protein MSIMALQVPNLDDKTFQELAAEAVALIPRYSRDWTDHNLHDPGITFLELFAWLAEMQIYQLNRITDNQIDRFLKMVGMARLARQPARVEIEFTIPAVSTLGLLPAGTRVLPLGHELLIFETEDDFFFTRTRLIAVNSHWSSTSIDHTEANNKEGIYYFPFGEQAAVGATLELGFDQPFADAEIASLFFLLREDDLPAPAPRPEGADEIQPSATLVWEYSVNGTWAQLNALRDTTLSLNRSGRLVFIPPADWTAQNGVYWLRGRLAAGLYEIPPVLEHVRLNVIPARQVETIMHEDLGEGTGLPHQRVRLQKLPLLLAADRERGPLRVGDILNWPEFLTAVRQAGTTGQPATQRRFWDFLPGTLQALIKDELISRLPTDREKYQIVAAFNQILASMELYDSAIFTEIRPPESYQQAAAQPECDFAAAAIIQFNRKLFDLAFANQVARPGLVIQVQDHMVWEDWQRVEDFESSAASDRHYVLEVETGEITFGNGQNGRIPGEGRSMRAYFYQTSRGSEGNVSAGLIWRIEITGAAGARGTNVLPASGGREPETIAEAQLRAQEEMTSRQRAVTSSDFEQLALATPGLRVARAKALPNYHPEFPRLNMPGNVTVVAVPALRSNRVTPAAGAGFLQTVQRHLEARRLVATAVHVIAPVYVEVAVHGKIFKQKKSSTKEVEKRALAALQKFLHPLTGGPNQDGWTFGRPVYAAEIYQLLDEVEGVDHVVGIELEAVALQQIAQKVITIPPNTLVYSGEHQLEVI